In the genome of Hyphobacterium sp. CCMP332, one region contains:
- a CDS encoding BLUF domain-containing protein produces the protein MYYLIYSSYSKKDMGKDELFSLLEKSRVKNKLMGISGFLLCINADYHPEIINGRFIQVLEGEKQDVEKLFESIQKDPRHKHVEIIADGILMKRMFNNWSMGYRDLDILKFKSRLDKFELTEDNLLGSKNEDESQTVLDFIKSFYRVPDNIVKN, from the coding sequence ATGTATTACCTCATTTATTCGAGTTATTCTAAAAAAGACATGGGAAAAGATGAATTGTTTTCCCTTCTTGAAAAGTCCAGAGTAAAAAATAAACTCATGGGCATTTCCGGTTTTTTACTTTGTATAAATGCAGATTATCATCCTGAAATTATAAATGGCCGCTTTATTCAGGTATTGGAAGGCGAAAAACAGGACGTAGAAAAGCTCTTTGAAAGCATTCAGAAGGACCCGCGACATAAACATGTAGAAATTATAGCAGATGGGATCTTAATGAAACGAATGTTCAACAATTGGAGTATGGGATACCGCGACCTGGATATTCTAAAATTCAAAAGCCGATTGGACAAGTTTGAACTTACGGAAGACAACCTTCTCGGATCCAAAAATGAGGATGAAAGCCAAACAGTATTGGACTTCATCAAATCATTTTATAGGGTTCCGGACAATATTGTTAAAAATTAA
- a CDS encoding SulP family inorganic anion transporter, whose translation MKLPFAKHYRRLKKYWQNELIAGLTVALVALPLAMGISLACGLPVTSGIFSVLVGGLIISHINGAHLTVNGPPKATIIVIFTAIGSFGGGLQGVEIVIAAFFIVGVFMFLFGLFKFGELGDFFPSSAIQGMLSAIGIMIILNQMYILFGLESTSHEPYEFILNIPDLVNDINPYVAVIGFTSLSFLFIYPYLEGKLIRIIPAPMWVVFYASIMAFLFNFGTERTITIAGNTHNIGPYLMISLPESLLASVISPNFSQILNIEFWMIVLNITFIASLESLLSARAVDKIDPERRSTNLNQNLMATGGGTMLSSLFGGLPVISMILPSTAAVNSGARTSWTNFFQGLSILILVVFLSSMLNRIPLAALAAILVHTGYKLASIKVFKRTYQYGKEQLIIFLITLFFTLFFDIVIGISAGIISTLIIHSFAGIEKRYLFSFLFKSTNHFHYDEDDDHYFISVRRFANFFNYLGLKKELNKVPPKKHLILDFSHARLIDHTVMEHVTNFARKYRDKGGVFEIVGLDLHKPSSNHPLAGRRIVEGYTPSTRKYNITRRQRQIKRVTYRNNWEFTIDTDWDISHLRLFPFFENKLLHYQNNVINGDIKGQEFQISDVAYAEGAMEASVDKRMTIMIQNLEALLPKFTLQKEVAIDKVLTLAGLPDIDFKAFPGFSSKFLLQGNNEEAIRELFNKELIIFFEMHSIFHIECNGYQLLLFEKTNLAKPHDIEVMTEFVKQLWSRIQ comes from the coding sequence TTGAAATTACCTTTTGCTAAACACTACAGAAGACTAAAAAAATACTGGCAAAACGAGCTGATTGCCGGATTGACGGTGGCATTGGTTGCTTTGCCTCTTGCCATGGGAATTTCTTTGGCCTGTGGTTTACCCGTAACTTCAGGGATTTTTTCGGTTCTTGTTGGCGGGCTAATTATTTCACACATCAATGGCGCACATTTAACTGTAAATGGCCCTCCAAAAGCTACTATCATTGTTATTTTTACGGCCATAGGTAGTTTTGGCGGCGGACTACAAGGCGTTGAAATAGTTATAGCTGCATTTTTTATTGTTGGTGTATTCATGTTCCTCTTTGGGCTTTTCAAATTTGGTGAATTGGGGGACTTTTTCCCTTCTTCGGCCATTCAGGGAATGTTATCGGCCATTGGGATTATGATTATTCTAAACCAAATGTATATCCTTTTTGGATTGGAAAGCACTTCCCATGAACCCTACGAGTTTATCCTCAACATACCGGATTTAGTTAATGATATAAATCCATACGTTGCTGTAATTGGCTTTACCAGTTTATCATTTCTCTTCATTTATCCCTATCTGGAAGGTAAATTGATTCGTATAATTCCGGCGCCCATGTGGGTGGTGTTTTATGCTTCCATTATGGCCTTTTTATTCAATTTCGGCACAGAGCGAACCATAACAATTGCCGGGAATACCCATAATATCGGCCCTTATTTAATGATTAGTTTACCCGAAAGCTTATTGGCCTCTGTTATAAGTCCTAATTTTTCTCAAATATTGAATATAGAATTTTGGATGATTGTACTCAACATCACTTTTATTGCTTCTTTGGAATCCCTTTTAAGCGCAAGGGCAGTTGACAAAATTGATCCGGAACGCCGAAGCACCAATCTCAATCAGAATCTAATGGCCACCGGAGGTGGTACAATGCTATCCTCTCTTTTTGGAGGCTTGCCAGTGATATCCATGATACTTCCGAGTACAGCAGCCGTAAATTCAGGAGCGAGAACCAGCTGGACCAATTTTTTTCAGGGACTTTCTATATTAATACTCGTTGTATTTTTAAGTAGCATGCTCAATCGCATTCCACTTGCGGCACTTGCAGCTATACTGGTGCATACCGGATATAAACTTGCCTCTATAAAAGTCTTTAAAAGGACTTATCAATACGGAAAGGAACAACTAATTATATTCCTGATAACACTATTCTTCACCTTGTTTTTTGATATCGTAATTGGGATTAGTGCAGGTATCATTTCAACTTTGATTATTCATTCATTTGCGGGTATTGAAAAAAGGTATCTATTCTCTTTTCTATTTAAATCCACAAATCATTTCCATTACGATGAAGACGATGACCACTATTTTATCTCTGTTCGACGCTTTGCCAATTTTTTTAATTATCTGGGGCTTAAAAAGGAATTAAACAAAGTACCACCTAAGAAGCATTTGATATTGGATTTTTCACATGCCCGACTCATAGACCATACCGTGATGGAGCATGTTACTAATTTTGCGAGAAAATACAGAGACAAAGGTGGTGTTTTTGAAATTGTGGGCCTGGATTTACACAAACCCTCCTCAAATCATCCTTTAGCTGGAAGGCGTATCGTAGAAGGTTATACACCAAGTACGAGAAAATACAATATCACCAGACGTCAAAGACAGATTAAGAGAGTTACGTATAGAAACAACTGGGAATTTACAATCGATACGGATTGGGATATCTCTCATTTAAGATTGTTTCCATTCTTTGAAAATAAACTACTTCACTATCAGAATAATGTAATCAATGGAGATATTAAGGGTCAGGAATTTCAAATATCTGATGTTGCTTATGCTGAAGGTGCGATGGAGGCTTCGGTAGACAAAAGGATGACCATAATGATTCAAAATCTGGAAGCACTTCTTCCAAAGTTCACTTTACAAAAAGAGGTGGCTATCGATAAAGTACTAACACTTGCCGGTTTGCCAGATATTGATTTTAAAGCGTTCCCCGGATTTTCTTCCAAATTTCTGTTGCAGGGAAATAATGAAGAAGCCATAAGGGAATTATTTAATAAGGAATTAATCATATTCTTTGAAATGCATTCCATATTCCATATAGAATGCAATGGGTATCAACTTCTCTTGTTTGAAAAAACAAATCTGGCCAAACCTCACGATATTGAGGTCATGACTGAATTTGTCAAACAACTCTGGTCAAGAATTCAATAA
- a CDS encoding CBS domain-containing protein, translating into MTSKVVTIDVNASLEKARDLFKKNKIRHLPVTDNELVIGILSQTDLLRLSFGNTYVDDDMVGEDGIMDELSINQIMKHKPDMVGPNDSIKEVAEKFISAEYHALPVEDNGKLVGIVTTTDVIRFLLSKS; encoded by the coding sequence ATGACAAGCAAAGTTGTCACGATTGATGTAAATGCTTCACTGGAAAAAGCCAGAGATTTATTCAAGAAAAATAAAATCCGACACCTTCCGGTAACAGACAATGAATTGGTGATCGGAATTTTAAGTCAGACGGATCTTTTGCGTTTGAGTTTTGGCAATACCTATGTCGATGATGATATGGTAGGTGAAGATGGAATCATGGATGAACTGTCTATCAATCAGATCATGAAACACAAACCGGATATGGTGGGGCCTAATGATAGCATCAAAGAAGTAGCTGAGAAATTTATAAGTGCAGAATACCACGCTCTTCCGGTAGAAGATAATGGCAAGCTCGTGGGAATAGTTACTACTACGGATGTGATACGTTTTCTGCTTTCAAAAAGCTAA
- a CDS encoding ABC transporter substrate-binding protein — MARTQACNYPPQAMNKTVISTYPFDIESIIGQKPDLVFSEEGITTVEQLKILEENQIPVYMFRYRRVEDIFMAIEKTGQLCNCSEQVDVKMNKLKQRFDTVKEDSLSDVKALGLIWTDPIYVYGRNTLFTGQLKEIGVENAVDSIFGRPYPELNREYFLKINPNVIFGPSFEHLDSTLFLKFPELKRIDAYKNKHIFEIDGDILTRPSPRSIEAMILMKSYIDEI; from the coding sequence GTGGCACGAACACAAGCTTGTAATTACCCTCCACAGGCAATGAACAAAACTGTAATAAGCACCTATCCATTTGATATAGAATCTATCATAGGCCAAAAACCGGATTTAGTATTTAGTGAGGAAGGTATAACAACGGTAGAGCAATTAAAAATCTTGGAAGAAAATCAGATTCCTGTTTATATGTTCAGATATCGTCGTGTGGAGGATATTTTTATGGCAATAGAAAAAACAGGGCAATTGTGTAATTGCTCAGAACAGGTGGATGTTAAAATGAATAAACTTAAGCAAAGATTTGACACAGTGAAAGAAGATTCGCTTAGTGATGTAAAAGCTTTGGGATTGATATGGACAGATCCTATCTACGTCTATGGCCGCAATACATTGTTCACCGGTCAATTGAAAGAAATAGGTGTAGAAAATGCCGTTGATTCTATATTTGGGAGACCTTATCCGGAGTTGAACAGAGAATATTTTCTCAAGATCAACCCGAATGTAATTTTCGGTCCTTCATTTGAACATTTGGACAGCACATTATTTTTAAAATTCCCGGAGCTTAAACGAATTGATGCTTACAAAAACAAACATATATTTGAAATAGACGGTGATATCCTGACCCGTCCGTCACCGAGATCGATTGAGGCGATGATATTGATGAAATCATATATTGATGAGATATAA
- the rfaD gene encoding ADP-glyceromanno-heptose 6-epimerase, whose product MIIVTGAAGFIGSCLISRLNNDGFNNIIAVDAFGDPEKKKNLEGKKIMEYVERKEFFSWLKDKSDEMEFIFHIGARTDTTEFDKAVFDELNVNFSKKVWQYCVDNHVPLVYASSAATYGLGELGYKDDEALIEQLKPLNPYGDSKNEFDKWALKQDKKPFFWAGLKFFNVYGPNEYHKGRMASVILHAFKQISEKGKMKLFRSHNPDYKDGEQKRDFIYVKDLIDVCIFLMHHRKDSGIYNLGSGRARTFLDLAKSVFKALNKKEEIEFIDTPADIRDKYQYFTEANMAKLKSIGYKKPFTTLEDGIQDYVKNYLLFNKYF is encoded by the coding sequence ATGATAATAGTAACAGGAGCAGCGGGATTTATCGGTTCATGCCTTATCTCAAGATTAAATAATGATGGATTTAATAATATCATTGCTGTTGACGCATTCGGAGATCCTGAAAAGAAAAAAAATCTTGAAGGGAAGAAAATCATGGAATATGTGGAAAGAAAGGAATTCTTCTCATGGTTGAAAGACAAATCGGATGAGATGGAGTTTATTTTTCACATCGGAGCGAGAACTGACACTACAGAATTCGATAAAGCTGTTTTTGATGAGCTAAATGTAAACTTCTCAAAAAAAGTATGGCAGTATTGCGTCGACAATCATGTGCCTTTAGTCTATGCCAGTTCGGCAGCAACCTATGGGCTTGGAGAACTGGGTTATAAAGATGATGAAGCCTTAATCGAACAGTTAAAACCCTTAAATCCTTATGGTGATTCTAAAAATGAATTTGACAAATGGGCATTAAAGCAGGATAAAAAACCATTCTTTTGGGCGGGGCTAAAATTTTTCAATGTTTATGGCCCCAATGAGTATCACAAAGGAAGAATGGCCTCAGTAATATTGCACGCATTTAAACAGATCTCCGAAAAGGGCAAAATGAAATTATTCCGATCTCATAATCCCGATTACAAAGATGGTGAGCAAAAAAGGGATTTCATTTATGTAAAAGACCTTATTGACGTTTGTATTTTTCTAATGCATCACCGAAAAGACTCAGGGATTTATAATTTGGGGTCCGGAAGAGCCAGAACTTTTTTAGATCTTGCAAAAAGCGTATTTAAAGCCTTAAACAAAAAAGAAGAAATAGAATTTATCGATACACCTGCTGATATCAGGGATAAATATCAATATTTCACTGAGGCGAACATGGCTAAATTAAAAAGCATTGGTTATAAAAAGCCTTTTACCACACTTGAAGATGGAATTCAAGATTATGTCAAGAATTATCTGTTGTTTAACAAATATTTCTAA
- a CDS encoding glycerophosphodiester phosphodiesterase: MKNLFTVFILFLLLGCGKNKINNLQNIDIQGHRGCRGLMPENSIPAMQKALELGVSTLEMDVVISSDKKVLLSHEPFFNSEICFNSLGEEIVIDCLNNNLYQMNYSKIELFDCGLKRNDQFPKQKKISVKKPLLEEVIHLAKSENKKKRSKICQFNIEIKSRPQWDGIYHPEIEVYCDLVMEVLESCQIISYSTIQSFDPRVLIYMHKKYPKVRLAYLLEDVNDWSEAIKILDFEPEIISPYYNSLSQSILNNLHSRGFLVIPWTVNEEAEIEKLLRMGVDGIISDYPNVLIDIINKIKEPSGNSLISPT, encoded by the coding sequence ATGAAAAACCTTTTTACTGTTTTCATCTTATTTCTATTGCTGGGATGCGGGAAAAATAAAATTAATAACTTACAAAATATTGATATTCAAGGACATAGAGGGTGTCGTGGTTTAATGCCAGAAAACTCAATACCCGCTATGCAAAAGGCTCTTGAATTGGGCGTAAGTACCCTGGAGATGGATGTTGTTATTAGCTCTGACAAAAAGGTTTTATTAAGCCATGAACCCTTTTTCAATTCTGAAATTTGTTTTAACAGCCTCGGAGAGGAAATTGTCATAGATTGCCTAAATAATAATCTTTATCAAATGAACTATAGTAAAATTGAACTCTTTGACTGTGGATTGAAAAGAAATGATCAATTTCCTAAACAAAAAAAAATATCTGTAAAAAAGCCATTATTAGAAGAAGTGATACATCTGGCAAAATCAGAAAACAAGAAAAAAAGATCAAAAATTTGTCAATTTAATATTGAAATCAAATCAAGACCCCAGTGGGACGGGATTTATCATCCGGAAATTGAGGTGTATTGTGATTTGGTAATGGAAGTATTGGAAAGCTGCCAAATAATTTCTTACAGTACGATTCAGTCTTTTGATCCTAGAGTATTGATTTATATGCATAAAAAATACCCAAAAGTTAGATTAGCCTATCTTTTAGAAGATGTAAATGACTGGAGTGAAGCGATCAAAATTTTAGATTTTGAGCCGGAAATTATCAGTCCTTATTATAATTCATTGAGTCAATCTATCCTTAATAATTTGCATTCAAGGGGATTTTTAGTCATTCCTTGGACAGTGAACGAGGAGGCAGAGATAGAAAAATTATTGAGGATGGGCGTAGACGGAATAATAAGCGACTATCCTAATGTGCTTATTGATATTATCAATAAAATAAAAGAGCCATCAGGCAACAGTTTGATATCTCCAACGTAG
- a CDS encoding M48 family metallopeptidase: MQPENILFLIIGILLFNYFLDLFLDILNIRNTNKNLPPELKDVYKDEEWLKAKKYQKVNFNFELISGTFSLVVTLTFIYAGGFGWLYDTIANYSQHFIVRPLLFFGILSFASSIIGLPFSLYHTFVIEEKFGFNKTTLKTWLLDLLKSSVLGILIGAPLLALFFYLILSLESNFWIVFWIIAVAFSIFMNLFYTSLILPIFNKLSPLEEGELKTLIQTYSEQVGFPLQKIMVIDGSKRSSKSNAFFSGLGKTKKVVFYDTLLNNHENGELMAILAHEVGHYKKKHIQISLFLSIIQMGIILYILSLFVFSQNISLALGYQEVSIAINLIAFGILFSPISKIIGIFFNIFSRKNEYEADEFAAKTWNAEDLITALKKLSVKNLSNIQPHKAFVFVNYSHPTLLQRLKALSNSNG; encoded by the coding sequence ATGCAGCCTGAAAACATACTCTTCCTTATAATTGGCATTCTGCTATTTAATTATTTTCTGGATTTATTTCTGGATATTCTGAATATCAGGAACACCAATAAAAATTTACCTCCTGAACTAAAGGATGTTTACAAAGATGAAGAATGGTTGAAAGCCAAAAAATACCAAAAAGTCAATTTCAATTTTGAACTAATCAGTGGTACTTTTTCTCTTGTTGTCACTCTGACTTTTATTTATGCAGGTGGTTTTGGATGGCTTTACGATACTATCGCCAATTATAGTCAACACTTTATCGTAAGACCACTTTTGTTTTTTGGTATTTTAAGCTTTGCTTCTTCAATAATTGGCCTACCATTTTCACTTTATCACACCTTTGTGATCGAAGAAAAATTTGGGTTCAACAAAACTACTCTTAAAACTTGGCTTTTAGATTTGCTAAAATCATCGGTACTGGGAATATTAATTGGGGCTCCATTGTTGGCATTGTTTTTCTATTTAATCCTCAGCCTGGAAAGTAATTTCTGGATAGTATTTTGGATAATTGCCGTGGCTTTCTCCATTTTTATGAACCTTTTCTATACAAGTCTGATACTTCCCATCTTCAATAAATTGAGTCCTCTTGAAGAAGGGGAATTAAAAACGCTCATTCAGACCTATTCTGAACAAGTCGGCTTCCCACTTCAAAAAATAATGGTCATTGATGGTTCAAAACGATCCTCTAAATCCAATGCATTTTTTAGCGGGCTGGGCAAAACCAAAAAAGTGGTATTTTATGATACGCTTTTAAATAATCATGAAAATGGTGAATTAATGGCCATACTTGCGCATGAAGTAGGGCATTACAAGAAAAAACACATTCAAATCAGTTTGTTTCTTTCAATCATTCAAATGGGTATCATCTTATACATACTTTCCCTTTTCGTGTTTAGTCAAAATATATCCCTGGCTTTGGGTTACCAGGAAGTAAGTATTGCCATAAATCTCATAGCTTTTGGAATACTTTTTAGCCCTATTTCAAAAATTATTGGCATATTTTTTAATATTTTCAGTAGAAAAAATGAATACGAAGCGGACGAATTTGCTGCGAAAACATGGAATGCTGAAGATCTGATTACAGCATTGAAGAAACTCAGTGTTAAAAACCTAAGTAATATTCAACCGCATAAGGCATTTGTTTTTGTAAATTATTCGCACCCTACGCTTTTACAAAGACTAAAGGCATTGAGCAATTCAAATGGATAA
- the nth gene encoding endonuclease III, with protein MTKAEKAASIAKILDDLYPETPIPLQHNDPFTLLIAVLLSAQCTDERVNKVSPYLFEKADNPFDMAGLREEEIKEVIKPCGLSPQKSKAIKGLSEIIVQKHKGIVPASFEELEKLPGVGHKTASVVMSQAFGVPAFPVDTHIHRLSYRWGLSTGKNVEKTEIDLKRLYPENTWNKLHLQIIFFGREYCPARGHVFSECPICSIYGRKSLLKKKKS; from the coding sequence ATGACAAAAGCTGAAAAGGCAGCATCCATTGCCAAAATACTGGATGATTTATACCCTGAAACACCAATTCCACTTCAGCACAATGATCCTTTTACACTACTGATAGCGGTCTTATTGTCTGCTCAATGTACAGATGAAAGGGTCAATAAGGTTTCTCCCTATTTATTTGAAAAGGCCGATAATCCTTTTGATATGGCCGGATTGAGGGAAGAAGAAATTAAAGAAGTTATTAAACCTTGTGGTCTTTCACCCCAAAAATCAAAAGCGATCAAAGGATTATCTGAAATCATCGTCCAAAAACACAAAGGGATAGTGCCTGCAAGTTTTGAAGAACTGGAAAAATTACCAGGAGTAGGGCATAAGACGGCCTCAGTTGTGATGTCCCAGGCATTTGGAGTACCTGCCTTTCCGGTTGATACCCATATCCACCGGCTTTCTTATCGCTGGGGACTATCTACAGGGAAGAATGTTGAAAAAACCGAAATAGATCTGAAACGGCTATATCCTGAAAATACCTGGAACAAGCTTCATCTACAGATCATTTTTTTTGGAAGGGAATATTGTCCGGCACGGGGGCATGTCTTTTCGGAATGTCCAATTTGCAGCATTTACGGAAGGAAATCCTTGTTGAAAAAGAAAAAGAGCTGA
- a CDS encoding OmpA family protein, translating into MRNGFLLVIGFIFLNSLLFAQGIEDIRGEKPKYILKKLSRNVNTIYDDVKPIITPDGLRLYYYITDHPENHDGTKGSQDIWYVERDSFGGPWSEHRHMSHPFNHHQYNAVLSVLENGNALLLKGGKSRGKMNTFSIIRKSGDNWSDMQELNIDNLDKMNQGKFFGGFMSDDEKVLFIYMSETKDQVNSDLYVSFAKGGNKFSKPKKLGKPINTFQDEFGPFLTKDNKTLYFSSGRPGGKGGIDIYQSERLDDTYLKWSEPDNLGEPINTRGFDAYFSIDESGTNMFTTRAYKSADGGSLDILSFVPRPPDIYIKGVIYDRVSQEPLMAFTNLNSLKGKPEMVSVSPYGEFSIEKEVQDVYTLSFTADGYISQEKELSLINLEEDTTVELKIYLQPKAAKLNLSGLVTKLGTFDPVSANINILFEGNSIRNTTSDPNLGEYDVDLPKPGKYYFQLNAEGYLALTDSLIVEDLGQDQFLSKNFEMTELSVGTTVRLNNIYFDFDKTNLRPESYPELDKVVEMMTTNENLEIEIAGHTDDKGSDQYNQELSQGRAEAVREYIVNQGIEGYRITAVGYGESKPETTNDTEEGRQINRRVEFTVLKAN; encoded by the coding sequence ATGAGAAACGGATTCCTTTTAGTAATTGGGTTTATTTTCCTTAATTCTTTACTCTTTGCACAGGGAATAGAAGACATCAGGGGAGAAAAACCAAAATACATATTAAAAAAACTAAGCAGAAACGTAAATACCATTTACGACGATGTAAAACCCATCATCACGCCCGATGGGTTGCGCTTGTATTACTATATCACTGATCACCCGGAAAACCACGATGGAACCAAAGGAAGCCAGGATATCTGGTACGTCGAAAGAGACTCTTTTGGCGGCCCCTGGAGCGAACATCGCCATATGTCACACCCATTTAATCATCATCAATACAATGCTGTGCTTTCTGTATTGGAAAATGGAAACGCCCTATTGCTAAAGGGAGGTAAAAGCAGAGGTAAAATGAATACCTTTTCTATAATTCGAAAATCGGGCGATAATTGGTCCGATATGCAGGAATTGAACATAGATAATCTTGATAAAATGAACCAGGGCAAGTTTTTTGGAGGATTTATGTCCGATGATGAAAAAGTTCTCTTTATCTATATGAGCGAGACCAAAGATCAGGTCAACAGCGACCTTTATGTTAGTTTTGCCAAAGGAGGAAATAAATTTTCCAAACCAAAAAAACTGGGAAAGCCAATCAATACATTTCAGGATGAATTCGGTCCATTTTTAACCAAAGACAATAAAACATTGTATTTCAGCAGTGGCAGACCCGGAGGAAAGGGTGGAATTGATATATACCAAAGTGAAAGGCTTGACGATACGTATTTAAAGTGGTCGGAACCTGACAATTTGGGTGAACCAATAAATACCCGGGGCTTTGATGCATATTTTTCCATCGATGAGTCAGGTACAAATATGTTTACTACCAGGGCGTATAAATCGGCCGATGGCGGTAGTCTTGATATTCTCAGTTTTGTACCGCGCCCGCCGGATATTTATATCAAGGGAGTGATCTATGATAGAGTAAGCCAAGAACCTTTGATGGCATTTACTAATCTTAATAGCCTAAAAGGCAAACCGGAAATGGTGTCTGTTAGTCCTTATGGAGAATTCAGCATTGAAAAGGAGGTTCAGGATGTATACACTCTGAGTTTTACGGCCGATGGCTATATATCTCAGGAAAAAGAACTCAGTTTAATAAACCTCGAAGAAGACACGACTGTCGAGCTTAAAATATATTTACAGCCAAAAGCCGCAAAACTCAATTTGTCTGGTTTAGTTACCAAGTTGGGGACATTTGATCCGGTATCAGCCAATATCAATATACTTTTTGAAGGGAATTCAATTAGAAATACAACATCCGATCCAAATTTGGGAGAATACGATGTGGATTTACCAAAACCGGGGAAATATTATTTTCAATTAAATGCAGAGGGCTATTTGGCCCTTACAGACAGTTTGATTGTTGAAGATTTAGGTCAGGATCAGTTTCTTTCAAAGAATTTTGAAATGACGGAACTTTCAGTTGGAACGACCGTCCGTTTGAATAACATTTACTTTGACTTTGATAAAACTAATTTAAGACCTGAATCCTATCCGGAATTAGACAAAGTAGTTGAAATGATGACGACCAATGAAAACCTGGAAATCGAAATTGCCGGGCACACGGATGATAAGGGTTCCGATCAATACAATCAGGAGTTATCCCAGGGAAGGGCAGAAGCCGTAAGGGAATACATTGTCAATCAGGGTATTGAGGGTTATCGAATTACAGCAGTTGGCTATGGAGAAAGCAAACCTGAAACTACCAATGACACAGAAGAAGGCCGGCAGATAAATCGAAGAGTGGAATTTACTGTATTAAAAGCCAATTAA
- the lysA gene encoding diaminopimelate decarboxylase, which produces MEILKTTDKELLLDIARDYGTPTYVYDTSKIDMQYQRLVNAFDVDDLEIHFACKALTNVNILKYLKTLGAKIDAVSIQEVKIALHAGYKPEDILYTPNCVSLDEILEVRKLGAQLNLDNISILEQFGHLHPETPVCIRINPHIMAGGNSKISVGHIDSKFGISIYQLPLVKRIVKECGMKISGIHMHTGSDILDTEVFLRGAELLFEAAKEFDDLEFLDFGSGFKVPYKEGDIETDITELGKLMSERFNAFCKEYGKSLSLVFEPGKFLVSQAGYFLAKVNVVKQTTSTIFAGLDTGMNHFIRPMFYDAYHHIENISNPEGPKRLYTVVGYICETDTFGWNRKISEIREGDVLKFHNAGAYCFTMASNYNSRLKPAEVMIMEGKNFLIRKRESFDDLLNNVENLDI; this is translated from the coding sequence ATGGAAATTTTAAAGACCACAGATAAGGAATTACTATTAGATATTGCCAGGGATTACGGTACGCCCACTTATGTTTACGATACTTCCAAAATTGATATGCAATATCAGCGATTGGTCAATGCTTTTGATGTTGATGATCTCGAAATTCACTTTGCCTGTAAAGCCCTGACCAATGTGAATATTCTCAAGTATTTAAAAACACTTGGGGCCAAAATTGATGCTGTTTCCATACAGGAAGTCAAAATAGCTTTACATGCAGGTTATAAGCCGGAAGATATTTTATACACTCCGAATTGTGTATCTCTGGATGAAATACTAGAAGTGCGAAAATTAGGTGCTCAATTAAATCTGGATAATATTTCCATTCTCGAACAATTCGGGCACTTACATCCCGAAACACCGGTTTGCATACGCATAAATCCTCATATTATGGCCGGTGGTAATTCAAAGATTTCGGTCGGGCATATTGATTCAAAATTTGGAATATCTATCTACCAACTACCCTTGGTAAAACGCATTGTAAAAGAGTGTGGAATGAAAATTTCCGGAATTCATATGCATACCGGTTCCGACATTCTTGATACGGAGGTTTTTCTCAGGGGTGCAGAGCTTTTGTTTGAAGCTGCAAAGGAATTTGATGATCTGGAATTTCTCGATTTCGGAAGTGGGTTTAAGGTGCCTTATAAAGAAGGAGACATTGAAACTGATATAACTGAATTGGGAAAATTGATGTCGGAAAGATTCAATGCTTTTTGCAAAGAATATGGCAAAAGCTTAAGCCTGGTATTTGAACCCGGTAAATTTCTCGTAAGCCAGGCAGGTTATTTTCTTGCTAAAGTGAATGTAGTTAAACAAACCACATCTACAATTTTTGCAGGACTTGATACAGGCATGAATCATTTTATTCGTCCGATGTTTTACGATGCTTATCATCATATAGAAAATATATCCAATCCTGAAGGCCCCAAACGATTGTATACTGTAGTGGGTTATATCTGCGAAACCGATACCTTTGGCTGGAACAGGAAAATCTCTGAAATACGCGAAGGCGATGTGCTAAAATTCCATAATGCCGGAGCATATTGTTTTACCATGGCATCAAACTATAACTCAAGACTAAAACCGGCCGAAGTCATGATCATGGAAGGGAAAAACTTTTTAATAAGAAAAAGAGAATCATTTGATGATCTGCTTAATAATGTTGAGAACTTAGATATTTAA